One Mycobacteroides salmoniphilum DNA segment encodes these proteins:
- a CDS encoding PE family protein: protein MADIRDIKIQPGEVGDVIKRLDELAGRVDAVLKAESPHLTTVAPGSDEVSQRVARTSNAVHESFGKAAALGSTEIREVAATLRAHSGKIQETDLA, encoded by the coding sequence ATGGCCGACATAAGAGATATCAAGATCCAACCCGGCGAAGTGGGCGATGTCATCAAGCGGCTTGACGAGCTTGCCGGCCGGGTTGACGCCGTTCTGAAAGCCGAGTCGCCGCATCTGACCACGGTGGCACCGGGCAGCGACGAAGTGTCCCAGCGTGTCGCACGGACGTCTAATGCCGTACACGAGTCTTTCGGTAAGGCTGCGGCCTTGGGTTCCACCGAGATTCGTGAGGTAGCCGCGACGCTCCGGGCGCACTCGGGCAAGATCCAGGAAACCGATCTGGCTTGA
- a CDS encoding YbaB/EbfC family nucleoid-associated protein, translating into MRKQRDLMQSLAEHTAAVSVRVTSRDQSVSAEVDAHGALSGLWLGPSAARLGVDALAKLIVDTAQEAARLAMERHAFLFNEFNTRMAELEKTPLTCWDGSTFVPGEDPDAEKDAREVAGSPKDPAK; encoded by the coding sequence GTGCGCAAGCAGCGCGACCTCATGCAGTCCCTCGCCGAGCACACCGCCGCGGTGAGTGTGCGGGTGACCAGTCGCGATCAGTCGGTCAGCGCCGAGGTCGATGCGCACGGTGCGTTGTCCGGGCTGTGGCTGGGCCCCTCCGCGGCACGATTGGGGGTTGATGCGTTGGCAAAGCTGATCGTTGACACTGCGCAGGAAGCCGCGCGCCTCGCCATGGAGCGGCATGCTTTTCTTTTCAACGAGTTCAATACCCGGATGGCCGAGCTAGAAAAAACCCCTTTGACCTGCTGGGATGGCAGTACCTTCGTGCCCGGCGAGGATCCGGACGCAGAAAAAGATGCCCGAGAAGTTGCCGGGTCCCCTAAGGATCCGGCAAAATAG
- the eccA gene encoding type VII secretion AAA-ATPase EccA, with protein sequence MSGSRDAQRVFDAGVLSLGIPIDGLETDRDVQYAGMAFKRATEYDPEMSDAWLGRAAAGETTPEVFYHLYRTSKANLGRDQRRLGLPRNALAGRFQTGLYLDYGLSTLTEVGLAYAAGLIQGTDYGEAERVLNELDATRKAMPGGDTEAAEICAYVRAVLHFTTQRWPDVLSALAHSAVFTDEYLAAGAHLMVGSACAQMGLFAEGIRRLDQAIEGPIPAARQAAEFCKGLTLREMGKEPEARIIFERIYSEDPGFEANAAALHDPKYRLIISTKESIDSRTDKWDPSTARENTDDADDIAERSNKYLREAEEELNRQIGLNDVKLQVAKLRSAAKLAKVRGDKGLSAASRSLHLIFTGPPGTGKTTIARVVAQTYCGLGLLKTPNVVEAKRSDFVGEHLGSTAIKTSALIDSAMDGVLFIDEAYTLIQTGLSGGDAFGREAVDTLLARMENDRDRLVVIIAGYDAEIDRFLASNEGLASRFTKRIRFDSYNPAELGDIARLTAQRRDSELSEPACDELVKACEALYETTSADDSGQTRRGIDLAGNGRFVRNVIEAAEEEREHRLAEEHEAALEDLDEAELMRIDAVDMRAALKNALAMLKRD encoded by the coding sequence ATGAGTGGGTCGAGGGACGCACAACGGGTGTTCGATGCTGGCGTGCTATCGCTGGGGATCCCGATCGACGGCTTGGAGACCGACCGCGACGTGCAATACGCGGGCATGGCGTTCAAGCGGGCGACTGAGTACGACCCCGAGATGAGCGACGCGTGGTTAGGCCGTGCGGCCGCCGGTGAGACCACCCCTGAGGTCTTCTACCACCTGTACCGCACCAGCAAGGCCAACCTTGGACGTGACCAGCGTCGCCTCGGCCTGCCTCGCAACGCCCTCGCTGGGCGCTTCCAGACCGGGCTGTATCTCGACTACGGCCTGAGCACACTCACCGAGGTGGGGCTGGCCTACGCGGCGGGACTGATCCAGGGTACGGACTACGGCGAGGCCGAGAGGGTGCTCAACGAGCTCGACGCCACCCGTAAAGCGATGCCCGGTGGCGATACCGAGGCCGCCGAGATCTGCGCCTATGTCCGTGCGGTACTGCATTTCACCACCCAGCGCTGGCCAGATGTGCTCTCCGCATTGGCCCACTCCGCGGTGTTCACCGACGAGTACCTGGCAGCGGGCGCGCACCTGATGGTCGGCTCGGCGTGCGCCCAGATGGGCCTGTTCGCCGAAGGTATCCGGCGCCTGGACCAGGCGATTGAAGGACCGATCCCCGCAGCGCGGCAGGCAGCCGAGTTCTGTAAGGGCCTGACACTGCGCGAGATGGGCAAGGAACCGGAAGCCCGGATCATCTTCGAGCGCATCTACAGCGAGGATCCCGGGTTCGAGGCCAACGCGGCCGCCCTGCACGACCCGAAGTATCGGTTGATCATCAGCACCAAGGAATCGATCGACTCTCGCACCGACAAGTGGGATCCGAGCACCGCACGCGAGAACACTGACGACGCGGACGACATCGCCGAACGCAGCAACAAATACCTGCGTGAGGCCGAGGAGGAACTGAACCGCCAGATCGGTCTCAACGATGTGAAGCTCCAGGTGGCCAAGCTGAGGTCGGCAGCCAAGCTTGCCAAGGTCCGGGGCGATAAGGGGCTCAGTGCCGCATCGCGCAGCCTGCACCTGATCTTCACCGGACCGCCTGGGACTGGCAAGACCACCATCGCCCGGGTGGTAGCACAGACCTACTGCGGGCTGGGGCTGCTCAAGACGCCCAACGTCGTCGAGGCCAAGCGCAGCGATTTCGTCGGCGAGCACCTGGGCAGTACCGCGATCAAAACGTCTGCGTTGATCGACTCCGCGATGGATGGCGTGCTGTTCATCGACGAGGCGTACACACTGATCCAGACCGGGCTTTCCGGCGGCGACGCCTTCGGTCGGGAAGCGGTGGATACCCTGCTGGCCCGGATGGAGAACGACCGCGACCGCCTGGTCGTCATCATTGCCGGCTACGACGCAGAGATCGACCGATTCCTAGCGTCCAACGAGGGCCTGGCATCGCGGTTCACCAAACGCATACGCTTCGACTCCTACAACCCGGCCGAACTGGGCGACATCGCTCGACTCACCGCGCAACGACGCGACTCCGAGCTGTCCGAACCCGCGTGCGACGAGCTGGTCAAGGCGTGCGAGGCCCTCTACGAAACCACCTCTGCCGACGACTCCGGCCAGACTCGGCGGGGCATCGACCTGGCAGGCAACGGGCGCTTCGTCCGAAATGTGATCGAGGCCGCCGAGGAAGAACGGGAACACCGGCTCGCCGAAGAACACGAGGCCGCACTGGAGGACCTTGACGAAGCCGAGCTGATGCGCATCGACGCTGTGGACATGCGGGCTGCCCTCAAAAACGCGTTGGCCATGCTGAAGCGCGACTGA
- the eccE gene encoding type VII secretion protein EccE — translation MEIRAQRVLPLWDLVLLQVLIAAGLTIALLAGFPGWQGAAVGLVVALVLVVRGRGTTLPRLVGLRLRYLLERRKRVRKHAGPAEPFDVPASDGTLIGFRWDGRTLLSLLKIDENPKAMTVMEPGVTVSGDIVPVDALVECLRQFDITLDSIDVLSQGARSHGHTEMAAVYDAVLGPLPAIAQRTVWVAIRFDPSRCADAVRRRGGGREGILRAATTATRRVANRLTEAGLGSRVQTASEIGQAVNQLSDGVNLASVEETWRTCQEGRFKLRSFAIKPAMLTTAGLGLVWTIPSYSTTVCLSLRRDADDVTQVRGLARFDTHDRARIHLRGLNHLRGFQYSALASSLPVPQPGRQINGWAYAAADGAVDNIAVPASGCGQVIGADEHGRAVALPLFGSQINRVEIVGTLHLAQLAVLRSLALGARVRVHSHRPRLWHGMIKEVDDHDLLWVADANRRTMQAGSDRNYTVEVFDGVVEQSVRIGVTAMVITPPNSAVSPNADVALELLDAEADVVKVSTRAGSSVVTMVATDEEVRYIRDSFAAERSGAKA, via the coding sequence GTGGAGATTCGTGCGCAGCGCGTCCTGCCGCTGTGGGATTTGGTGTTGCTGCAGGTATTGATCGCGGCCGGGCTGACCATCGCGCTGCTGGCTGGGTTCCCCGGGTGGCAGGGTGCGGCGGTGGGTCTGGTCGTTGCGCTGGTACTGGTGGTGCGCGGACGTGGTACCACACTGCCGCGGCTGGTTGGCTTGCGGTTGAGGTACTTACTGGAACGCCGCAAACGTGTACGGAAGCACGCAGGTCCGGCAGAACCGTTCGACGTGCCCGCTTCGGATGGGACCCTGATCGGATTTCGCTGGGACGGGCGCACGCTGCTGTCGCTATTGAAAATTGACGAGAACCCGAAGGCGATGACGGTGATGGAGCCCGGTGTCACCGTTTCCGGCGATATCGTCCCGGTCGACGCGTTGGTCGAATGTTTGCGGCAATTCGACATCACCCTCGACTCCATCGACGTGCTGAGTCAGGGTGCTCGCTCGCACGGCCACACCGAGATGGCCGCCGTGTACGACGCGGTGCTGGGCCCACTGCCGGCCATCGCGCAGCGCACCGTGTGGGTCGCGATCCGCTTCGATCCGTCGCGATGTGCTGACGCGGTGCGCCGTCGTGGCGGCGGCCGCGAGGGCATCCTGCGCGCCGCCACGACGGCGACGCGGCGGGTGGCCAATCGGCTGACCGAGGCCGGGCTGGGTTCGCGAGTGCAGACCGCCAGCGAGATCGGACAGGCGGTCAACCAGCTGTCCGATGGTGTCAACTTGGCCAGTGTCGAGGAGACATGGCGGACCTGCCAGGAAGGCCGGTTCAAGCTTCGCAGCTTCGCGATCAAGCCTGCGATGCTGACGACCGCGGGATTGGGGCTGGTCTGGACTATTCCGAGCTACTCCACCACGGTCTGCCTGTCGCTGCGGCGAGACGCCGATGACGTCACCCAGGTGCGAGGGTTGGCCCGCTTCGACACTCACGACCGTGCCCGCATCCACCTGCGGGGTCTGAACCACTTGCGCGGCTTCCAGTACTCGGCGCTGGCTTCGAGCCTGCCTGTGCCCCAGCCGGGCCGCCAGATCAACGGCTGGGCGTATGCGGCCGCAGATGGCGCCGTGGACAACATCGCGGTTCCGGCTTCTGGTTGCGGGCAGGTGATCGGTGCCGACGAGCATGGCCGAGCGGTCGCGCTGCCTCTTTTCGGGTCACAGATCAATCGCGTGGAGATCGTCGGCACTTTGCACCTGGCGCAGCTGGCGGTACTGCGGTCGTTGGCGCTCGGTGCCCGGGTGCGCGTGCACAGCCATCGGCCGCGGTTGTGGCACGGCATGATCAAGGAAGTCGACGACCACGACCTGCTCTGGGTCGCCGACGCCAATCGTCGCACCATGCAGGCAGGTTCGGACCGCAATTACACGGTCGAGGTGTTCGACGGAGTGGTCGAGCAGTCGGTCCGAATCGGCGTCACCGCGATGGTCATCACGCCGCCGAACTCGGCCGTGAGTCCGAACGCGGACGTGGCACTGGAACTGCTCGATGCCGAGGCCGACGTCGTTAAGGTGTCCACTCGGGCCGGCTCATCGGTGGTTACGATGGTCGCCACCGACGAGGAAGTGCGCTATATCAGGGATTCATTTGCCGCCGAGCGGAGCGGCGCCAAGGCATGA
- the eccB gene encoding type VII secretion protein EccB has translation MPAQITTRAQVNGYRFLLRRLEHALIRADSRMIHDPMRGQIRSLMVGFVIAILITGAAAVLAFFKPTPNIGNAQILISKSSGGMFVQIGDRVHPVLNISSARMITGSADAPKQVDDRFLNQLPRGPMVGIVGAPAAIHGADNLDMSSWTVCDSVTTPDIRSGPGPGGLETAVLANDPALGDGVRAASAAEMLLVMSGDTVYLVYDGVRAMVDPRDKGVVNALHLQDVYPRPVSPGLLNSFPLAPPIRPVIIEGIGEPTPYLPAQYPVGSMIKASDSTGNQLYVVLRDGLQRISDATADIIRYGGPANDPQGTHEVSPSLVSNAPIVHTLPVDHYPTVSPRIVDLEPDRVACMSWQRPKNAAQATIRLLVGHRLPLPSGAKPVPLASADGTGPGVDWVYLKPGTGEFVEATGNAPESKAAGALFYVADTGLRYHIKDLPTAAALGVSGVTEPNSDAMYPQLAPWSVLSLLPAGPELSQEAALVAHDSLAADPAGTKVNPPKQ, from the coding sequence ATGCCAGCGCAAATTACCACACGCGCGCAAGTCAACGGCTATCGCTTCCTGCTGCGGCGCCTCGAGCATGCGCTGATTCGGGCCGATTCCCGAATGATCCACGACCCGATGCGTGGCCAGATCCGATCACTGATGGTGGGCTTCGTCATCGCCATCCTGATCACGGGAGCTGCCGCCGTCCTTGCCTTCTTCAAGCCGACGCCGAATATCGGGAATGCGCAGATCCTGATCAGTAAATCCAGCGGCGGGATGTTCGTGCAGATCGGCGACCGAGTACACCCCGTGCTCAACATCAGTTCCGCCCGGATGATCACCGGTTCGGCCGACGCGCCCAAGCAGGTCGATGACCGCTTCCTCAACCAGCTACCACGTGGCCCGATGGTGGGCATAGTCGGAGCGCCGGCAGCGATTCACGGCGCCGACAACCTGGATATGTCGTCCTGGACCGTATGCGACTCGGTGACGACGCCGGATATCCGCTCGGGCCCGGGTCCCGGCGGACTGGAGACAGCCGTCCTGGCCAATGATCCGGCGCTGGGCGACGGCGTCCGTGCCGCCTCAGCGGCCGAGATGCTGCTCGTTATGTCCGGGGACACCGTCTACCTCGTCTACGACGGGGTACGCGCCATGGTCGACCCGCGTGACAAAGGCGTCGTCAACGCTCTGCACTTGCAGGATGTCTATCCGCGGCCTGTCTCGCCCGGGCTGCTCAACTCGTTCCCGCTGGCACCACCGATCCGCCCGGTCATCATCGAGGGGATCGGTGAGCCAACACCGTACCTGCCGGCTCAGTATCCGGTGGGGTCGATGATCAAGGCTTCCGACTCCACCGGCAATCAGCTGTACGTGGTGCTGCGCGACGGACTACAGAGGATCTCGGACGCGACCGCCGACATCATCCGGTACGGCGGCCCCGCGAACGACCCGCAGGGCACCCACGAGGTCTCACCCTCGCTGGTCAGCAACGCACCCATCGTGCACACACTGCCGGTGGATCACTATCCAACAGTGTCACCTCGGATCGTCGACCTAGAGCCGGACCGGGTCGCCTGCATGTCCTGGCAGCGGCCCAAGAACGCCGCCCAAGCCACGATACGACTATTAGTCGGGCATCGGCTGCCGTTGCCGTCCGGTGCGAAACCCGTCCCGCTGGCCAGCGCCGACGGAACGGGTCCGGGCGTCGACTGGGTGTATCTGAAGCCCGGCACCGGCGAGTTCGTCGAGGCGACCGGCAACGCACCGGAAAGCAAGGCCGCCGGCGCACTGTTCTACGTCGCCGACACCGGTCTGCGCTACCACATCAAGGACTTGCCCACAGCTGCCGCGCTCGGGGTAAGCGGGGTGACCGAGCCCAACAGCGATGCCATGTACCCGCAGCTGGCCCCGTGGTCAGTGCTCTCCCTACTGCCCGCTGGCCCGGAGTTATCTCAGGAGGCGGCGCTGGTGGCCCACGACTCGCTCGCAGCCGACCCGGCCGGGACGAAGGTTAACCCGCCCAAGCAGTGA
- the eccD gene encoding type VII secretion integral membrane protein EccD — translation MTLPPSLSELDAESEPELELSRITLVVGGLRIDVGLPPNVSIANFIDDVIDIANDQIATRPELAGTQFDASEDKWTLARLGSDPIDPSRSLSEANIYAGELMAIREIGQPASPLLFDDVEELGEAGAWTDLPWTRWFVDNRQMLGYLAVGLATSTTVALLLPRHAGDRYLAGTVLGLGVLGVVIACVLAHRSGGAVRSQWAAVVATPLLFAGSLYMVPEAFGVKALPMAFGLTALASLAMVLITGSGRALHTTVMTLSALGGASATAALLWDPPQRAVGAAVATLAVVVVYISPRITIMLSKLPIPRVPTAGEPLDDIETQGGTTVEGVNAVGKQIIPTEEGMVGQLRRANAYLTGMLVAAAIAAAAGCYLSVDVSDGFYWQGSAFCAAVATVLCLRGRSHHDLIQSATLVGGGLMIAVVAITKNGLYVRDGQVAAAAAMIGFIALIVLCGIVAPRLVFSPVMRRQVEILEYVAIAMVFPLCFWIMRVYEFFRELRI, via the coding sequence TTGACTCTACCGCCTTCGCTGTCGGAGCTTGATGCGGAATCTGAACCCGAACTCGAGCTGAGCCGGATCACTCTGGTGGTTGGTGGCCTGCGCATCGACGTGGGCTTGCCGCCGAACGTCAGCATCGCCAATTTTATCGACGACGTCATCGACATCGCCAATGACCAGATAGCCACGCGGCCCGAGTTGGCGGGAACCCAGTTCGACGCCTCCGAGGACAAGTGGACGCTGGCGCGCCTGGGTTCCGATCCGATTGATCCGAGCCGGTCGTTGTCGGAGGCAAACATCTACGCCGGGGAGCTGATGGCGATCCGGGAGATCGGTCAGCCTGCGAGCCCGCTTCTCTTCGATGACGTCGAAGAACTCGGGGAAGCTGGGGCGTGGACCGACCTGCCCTGGACCAGGTGGTTCGTCGACAACCGGCAGATGCTCGGCTACTTGGCGGTCGGATTGGCCACCAGTACCACCGTCGCGCTGCTCTTGCCAAGGCACGCGGGCGACCGGTACCTCGCCGGGACTGTGCTCGGCCTGGGCGTGCTGGGTGTGGTTATCGCGTGCGTGCTCGCCCACCGATCTGGCGGGGCAGTGCGTTCGCAGTGGGCGGCGGTCGTTGCGACACCGCTGCTTTTCGCGGGTTCCCTGTACATGGTGCCGGAGGCATTCGGGGTGAAGGCCTTGCCGATGGCGTTCGGGCTGACGGCGCTGGCCTCGCTGGCGATGGTTCTGATCACCGGGAGCGGCCGCGCGCTGCACACAACCGTCATGACCCTATCCGCGCTGGGTGGGGCCAGCGCTACGGCCGCGCTGTTGTGGGACCCGCCGCAGCGTGCGGTCGGCGCCGCGGTCGCGACGTTGGCGGTTGTGGTGGTTTACATCTCGCCGCGGATCACCATCATGCTGTCGAAGCTGCCGATACCGCGGGTGCCAACCGCCGGTGAGCCGCTCGACGACATCGAAACCCAGGGTGGGACCACGGTCGAAGGCGTGAACGCCGTTGGCAAGCAGATCATCCCCACCGAGGAGGGTATGGTCGGGCAGCTGCGGCGCGCCAACGCGTACCTGACCGGCATGCTGGTGGCTGCCGCGATTGCGGCCGCCGCCGGCTGCTACCTGAGTGTCGATGTCAGCGACGGATTTTATTGGCAGGGTTCGGCGTTCTGCGCCGCGGTGGCAACCGTGCTTTGCCTTCGTGGGCGCAGTCATCACGATCTGATCCAGTCGGCGACGCTGGTTGGCGGTGGCCTGATGATCGCGGTCGTGGCGATCACCAAGAACGGCCTGTACGTGCGGGATGGCCAGGTGGCAGCGGCGGCGGCCATGATTGGTTTCATCGCGCTGATCGTGCTGTGCGGAATCGTCGCACCCCGGCTGGTGTTCTCGCCCGTGATGCGCCGTCAGGTCGAGATTCTCGAGTACGTCGCCATCGCGATGGTGTTCCCGCTGTGTTTCTGGATCATGCGTGTCTACGAGTTCTTTCGCGAACTGCGAATCTGA